The following proteins are encoded in a genomic region of Candidatus Methylospira mobilis:
- a CDS encoding DUF3772 domain-containing protein: MAASVSTPALAAQALPPGTIKDWTATLDRIERATQKTDISDDAVEELRSELAALRTQVLAAIAASAQEAQDIKDKLNALGPLPAADSPPELPAITAKRKSVNDEMAAADGAGKEAGLVVTRIDHIQLEISTLRRTRFAERIRSRNQSPLSPALWKKAGAECVEDWNQFIASLQSFRGSPAVQAADFSAMAYAFTAGALLIVVIFAWLRRWIVARAGALHGEPSQGQRLEFALVMGLIHALVPSALLLGLYLALRNSGIVPDSVHELAWIVTVSLLSVFLIAAFCRAVLTPFSPRWRLLGSTARGSRSISFAIIAIAVVFALDNVFDELRTLYSATLELTIIQKFISGLSIAAILLLFLKQPFWQQKPSTAARPSILGPRAWGGVRVFLHVLVLAIPLSAALGYVALSRLMATQIVLTLGLFIGGALTRGVLAETIRHTLTPESGPAVLKQASNGDDDGNEMLIFWVTAFANLLVAILTIFVLLFIWGAGGRDLGAWLYQAFFGVKIGSLTIAPSDILLAVLLFLALSVFTRFLQRSLEQSVFPRTRLDIGLRNSIRATVGYVGFVLAVALAASAVGIDLSSLAMIAGALSVGIGFGLQNIISNFVSGLILLVERPVKVGDWVVVGEHQGHVRKISVRATELTTFDRASVFIPNSSLIASPVMNKTHADRDGRIILPVGIAYGSDTHKVRELLLGIAHEHPAVKDNPAPGVLFRSFGSDALQFELIAYIHDVDKLLGVTSDLCFSIDKALRENSIAIPFPQRDVHLGLLDSQLEAILKALSARQDSTDSPARTD; this comes from the coding sequence ATGGCTGCGAGCGTTTCTACACCTGCATTAGCCGCTCAAGCGCTGCCTCCCGGCACCATAAAGGATTGGACGGCTACACTGGATCGTATTGAGCGCGCTACCCAGAAAACGGATATCAGCGACGATGCCGTAGAAGAACTGCGCTCGGAACTGGCGGCTCTGCGCACGCAAGTGCTGGCAGCTATCGCCGCATCCGCTCAGGAAGCGCAGGATATCAAGGATAAGCTGAATGCGCTTGGACCGTTGCCTGCGGCGGATTCGCCCCCGGAACTGCCTGCCATTACCGCCAAGCGCAAGTCCGTAAACGACGAAATGGCCGCCGCTGACGGCGCAGGCAAGGAAGCAGGGCTGGTGGTGACGCGCATCGATCACATCCAGCTTGAAATTTCAACGTTGCGACGCACCCGGTTCGCCGAAAGAATCCGTTCGCGCAATCAAAGCCCGCTGTCTCCGGCGTTATGGAAAAAAGCCGGCGCCGAATGTGTGGAGGACTGGAACCAGTTCATCGCAAGCCTGCAGAGCTTCAGGGGCAGTCCGGCAGTGCAAGCCGCCGATTTTTCCGCCATGGCTTACGCGTTTACCGCAGGAGCGCTGCTGATTGTGGTAATTTTCGCCTGGCTGCGGCGCTGGATAGTCGCTCGCGCCGGCGCGCTGCATGGAGAACCCTCCCAGGGACAGCGACTGGAGTTTGCCTTGGTTATGGGGCTTATCCACGCGCTGGTGCCATCCGCTCTTCTCCTCGGCCTTTATCTGGCATTGCGCAACTCCGGCATAGTGCCTGATTCCGTCCATGAGCTTGCATGGATCGTCACCGTTTCCTTGCTGAGCGTATTTCTGATCGCCGCGTTTTGCCGCGCAGTGCTGACGCCGTTCAGCCCGCGCTGGCGTTTGCTGGGTTCCACCGCGCGCGGCAGCCGTTCGATCAGCTTCGCGATTATCGCCATTGCCGTGGTTTTTGCGCTGGATAACGTGTTCGACGAACTCAGAACGCTCTATTCAGCGACTCTGGAACTGACCATCATCCAGAAATTCATTTCCGGCCTAAGTATCGCCGCGATTCTGCTGCTGTTTCTGAAGCAGCCTTTCTGGCAGCAAAAACCCAGCACCGCTGCGCGTCCGTCGATACTGGGTCCGCGCGCCTGGGGGGGGGTAAGAGTATTCCTGCATGTGCTGGTGCTGGCGATCCCGCTTTCCGCCGCGCTCGGTTATGTGGCGTTATCGCGCTTGATGGCGACGCAAATCGTTCTGACGCTGGGCCTGTTTATCGGCGGCGCCCTGACTCGCGGCGTGCTCGCGGAAACCATACGCCATACACTCACGCCGGAAAGCGGTCCGGCCGTTCTCAAACAAGCTTCGAACGGCGACGACGACGGCAACGAGATGCTGATTTTCTGGGTCACCGCCTTTGCCAACCTGCTGGTCGCGATTCTGACAATTTTTGTGCTGCTGTTTATCTGGGGAGCAGGCGGCCGCGACCTCGGCGCATGGCTTTATCAGGCGTTTTTCGGCGTCAAGATCGGCAGTCTGACCATCGCCCCGTCGGACATCCTGTTAGCCGTTTTGCTTTTCCTGGCGCTCAGTGTTTTCACACGCTTTCTGCAACGCAGCCTGGAGCAGAGCGTTTTCCCGCGCACGCGGCTGGATATCGGTTTACGCAACTCGATACGCGCCACGGTCGGATACGTCGGATTTGTATTGGCGGTAGCGCTGGCAGCATCCGCGGTAGGCATTGATCTTTCCAGTCTGGCCATGATCGCCGGCGCATTATCGGTCGGTATCGGATTCGGATTGCAAAACATCATCAGTAATTTCGTGTCGGGGCTGATTCTATTGGTGGAACGTCCGGTCAAAGTCGGCGACTGGGTGGTGGTAGGTGAACATCAGGGCCATGTGCGTAAAATCAGCGTCAGGGCAACCGAGCTGACCACCTTCGACCGCGCATCGGTTTTTATCCCGAATTCGAGCCTGATCGCATCCCCGGTAATGAACAAGACCCATGCCGACCGGGACGGGCGCATTATCCTGCCGGTGGGCATTGCCTACGGCTCGGACACGCATAAAGTCAGGGAGCTGTTGCTGGGTATCGCACACGAACATCCCGCAGTAAAAGACAATCCTGCGCCCGGCGTTTTATTCAGAAGCTTTGGCAGCGACGCGCTGCAGTTCGAGCTGATCGCCTACATCCATGATGTGGACAAACTGCTCGGCGTTACCAGCGACCTTTGCTTCAGCATCGACAAGGCGCTAAGGGAAAATTCGATTGCAATCCCGTTCCCGCAACGCGACGTGCATCTGGGGCTGTTGGACAGCCAGCTCGAAGCCATACTCAAGGCGCTATCGGCGCGACAGGACAGTACGGATTCCCCGGCTCGGACCGATTAA
- a CDS encoding nucleoside triphosphate pyrophosphohydrolase family protein, whose translation MHAHLQLVRDFHEQAGVKQPGYQQTAHLADMDIIMHQSLLMGGGCETFKAIVAGDATKNLAGLVNLAYHALAAIACRGDDLAAASVVWRHEGSVLSVMRELSGKIDDCSSGESIHYSALYHLCDSVVCGFLNADFDRAFRIVHQSLMEYAIKRAAQSYGRRIAQESLPVAPDLNEAFYE comes from the coding sequence ATGCACGCACATTTGCAATTAGTCAGAGATTTTCATGAACAGGCGGGAGTAAAGCAGCCGGGCTATCAGCAAACTGCGCATTTGGCGGATATGGACATCATTATGCACCAGTCGTTGTTAATGGGGGGCGGCTGCGAAACTTTTAAAGCCATCGTTGCGGGCGATGCGACTAAAAATCTGGCCGGTCTGGTTAACCTGGCCTATCACGCGCTGGCCGCGATTGCCTGCAGGGGAGACGATCTCGCTGCCGCTTCAGTGGTGTGGCGGCATGAGGGTTCGGTTTTATCGGTGATGCGGGAGTTGTCCGGCAAAATCGACGACTGCAGTTCCGGCGAGAGCATTCATTACTCGGCGCTTTATCATCTATGCGATAGTGTGGTCTGCGGATTCCTCAACGCCGATTTCGATCGCGCGTTCCGGATAGTTCATCAGAGTTTGATGGAGTACGCCATTAAACGCGCTGCACAGAGTTATGGCCGGCGCATCGCGCAGGAGAGCCTGCCCGTTGCGCCGGATTTGAACGAAGCGTTCTATGAATAA
- the ppdK gene encoding pyruvate, phosphate dikinase, with translation MSKQYVFSFEEGDGKNKHLLGGKGANLCEMTQFGLNVPPGFVISTEACLEYQDIHALPAGLLDTVRQYVGQLEQKTGKGFGSAAGPLLVSVRSGSAMSMPGMMDTILNLGLNQETLQGLITQSGDERFGYDAYRRFIQLFGKIALGVPDALFDAAFEDIKRQAGVKADVGLNAEHLKEASRRFLDVVREHTGKPFPEDVYTQLEYAVKAVFDSWSGKRAMDYRREFRITPAMANGTAVNIVTMVFGNMGNDCATGVGFTRNPGTGENEMFGEYLVNAQGEDVVAGIRTPKPVLEMQQEMPGLYRQLVELRDKLEGHYQEVQDYEYTIEKGVLYCLQTRNGKMNAAAMVRSSVEMFREGLISKEQALLRVNPDQLEQLLHPGLDPKHKQTPLAQGLPASPGAASGRCVFDADQAVILGRSGTKVILVREETKPEDIHGFFASEGVLTSRGGKTSHAAVVARGMGKACVAGAEGIQVDARARSAKIGDVVLREGDIITIDGSSGNVYLGEIPTIKPEFSQELRTLLDWADETATLKVMANADTPDTARVAQEYGAMGIGLCRTERMFNDVERLPIVVEMILAHNLEERQAALDKLLPIQREDFKEIFAIMAPRPVTVRLLDPPMHEFLPSEHQLEDELRALEQYLLSVRGRTAACNAMRLDNPGGITEDQVAAIIARKNRMLRKVRELYEVNPMLGHRGVRLGITYPEIYDMQIRAILEAVADCQQQGIPVLAEIMVPQVITSQELEFIYRLVNKSQQDIESRLGLKLSFKFGSMVETVRACTRAGELAKIAEFFSFGTNDLTQAAFSFSREDAENKFLPLYTDHGILQDNPFEVLDVKGVGVLMRMAVEQGRETNPGLKVGICGEQGGHPASINFCQKIGINYVSCSAPRVPIARLAAAQAKLKEK, from the coding sequence ATGAGCAAACAATATGTATTTTCTTTCGAAGAAGGCGACGGCAAAAACAAGCATCTGCTGGGCGGCAAAGGCGCCAACCTGTGCGAAATGACCCAGTTCGGTCTCAATGTGCCGCCGGGCTTTGTCATCAGCACTGAAGCCTGCCTGGAATATCAAGATATACATGCTCTGCCTGCGGGCTTGCTGGACACCGTTCGGCAATACGTTGGCCAACTGGAACAAAAAACAGGCAAAGGCTTCGGCAGCGCCGCCGGCCCCCTGCTGGTATCCGTGCGCTCCGGCTCCGCGATGTCCATGCCTGGCATGATGGACACCATTCTCAACCTCGGGCTTAACCAGGAAACTCTGCAAGGCTTGATCACACAATCCGGCGACGAACGTTTCGGCTACGACGCCTACCGGCGCTTCATCCAGCTGTTCGGTAAAATCGCGCTGGGCGTACCCGACGCGCTGTTCGATGCGGCCTTCGAAGACATCAAGCGCCAGGCCGGAGTAAAAGCCGACGTCGGCCTCAACGCCGAACACCTGAAAGAAGCCAGCCGGCGTTTTCTCGATGTCGTGCGCGAGCACACCGGCAAGCCCTTCCCGGAAGACGTTTACACGCAACTCGAATACGCAGTCAAAGCAGTGTTCGACTCATGGTCAGGCAAGCGCGCAATGGACTACCGCCGCGAATTCCGCATTACCCCCGCCATGGCCAACGGCACCGCCGTCAACATTGTCACCATGGTGTTCGGCAACATGGGCAATGATTGCGCCACCGGCGTGGGCTTCACCCGCAACCCCGGCACCGGCGAAAACGAAATGTTCGGCGAGTATCTGGTCAACGCCCAGGGCGAAGACGTGGTGGCGGGCATCCGCACTCCCAAGCCGGTGCTGGAAATGCAGCAGGAAATGCCCGGCCTGTACCGGCAACTGGTGGAGCTGCGCGACAAGCTGGAAGGCCACTATCAGGAAGTACAGGATTACGAATACACCATCGAAAAAGGCGTGCTCTACTGCCTGCAAACCCGCAACGGTAAAATGAACGCCGCAGCCATGGTCAGAAGCTCTGTGGAAATGTTCAGGGAAGGCCTGATCAGCAAGGAGCAGGCCCTGCTGCGCGTCAACCCGGACCAACTGGAACAACTGCTGCATCCGGGCCTGGACCCCAAACACAAGCAAACGCCGCTGGCGCAAGGCTTGCCCGCTTCTCCCGGAGCCGCCAGCGGACGCTGTGTATTCGACGCCGATCAGGCCGTGATCCTCGGGCGCTCCGGCACCAAGGTAATACTGGTGCGCGAAGAAACCAAGCCGGAAGATATCCACGGTTTTTTCGCTTCGGAAGGCGTCCTCACCAGCCGCGGCGGTAAAACCTCCCATGCCGCCGTGGTGGCGCGCGGCATGGGCAAGGCCTGCGTTGCCGGCGCCGAAGGCATCCAGGTGGACGCGCGCGCGCGCTCCGCCAAAATTGGCGACGTAGTACTGCGCGAAGGCGACATCATTACCATCGACGGCAGCAGCGGCAACGTCTATCTGGGCGAAATTCCCACCATAAAACCGGAGTTTTCGCAAGAGCTGAGAACCCTGCTGGACTGGGCCGACGAAACCGCCACCCTCAAGGTCATGGCCAACGCCGATACGCCCGATACCGCCCGCGTCGCCCAGGAATACGGCGCGATGGGCATCGGCCTGTGCCGCACCGAACGCATGTTCAACGATGTGGAGCGCCTACCCATCGTCGTGGAAATGATCCTGGCGCACAATCTGGAAGAAAGGCAGGCGGCCCTGGATAAACTGCTGCCGATCCAGCGCGAAGACTTCAAGGAAATTTTCGCCATCATGGCGCCGCGCCCGGTCACCGTGCGCCTGCTCGATCCGCCCATGCACGAATTCCTGCCCAGCGAACACCAGCTGGAGGACGAATTGCGCGCGCTGGAGCAATATCTGCTGTCAGTGCGCGGACGCACCGCCGCCTGCAACGCAATGCGTCTGGACAATCCCGGCGGCATCACCGAAGACCAGGTGGCCGCCATCATTGCCCGCAAAAACCGCATGCTGCGCAAAGTGCGCGAACTCTACGAAGTCAACCCGATGCTCGGTCATCGCGGCGTACGCCTCGGAATCACTTACCCTGAAATCTACGACATGCAAATCCGCGCCATACTGGAAGCCGTCGCCGACTGCCAGCAGCAAGGCATTCCGGTACTGGCGGAAATCATGGTGCCCCAGGTTATCACCTCACAGGAACTGGAATTCATCTACCGCCTGGTCAACAAATCCCAGCAAGACATCGAAAGCCGCCTGGGACTGAAACTCTCCTTCAAGTTCGGCAGCATGGTGGAAACCGTCCGCGCATGCACCCGCGCCGGCGAACTGGCTAAAATCGCCGAATTCTTCTCTTTCGGCACCAACGACCTGACCCAGGCCGCGTTCTCCTTCTCGCGGGAAGACGCGGAAAACAAATTCCTGCCGCTCTACACCGATCACGGCATACTCCAGGACAATCCCTTTGAGGTGCTGGACGTCAAAGGCGTCGGCGTGTTGATGCGCATGGCCGTGGAACAGGGCAGGGAAACCAATCCCGGCCTGAAAGTAGGTATTTGCGGCGAACAGGGGGGACACCCTGCTTCCATAAACTTCTGCCAGAAAATCGGCATCAATTACGTCTCCTGCTCCGCCCCCCGCGTCCCCATTGCCCGTCTGGCGGCTGCGCAGGCGAAGCTAAAAGAGAAGTAA
- a CDS encoding coiled-coil domain-containing protein: MNKLDAELAQLNSELKKNNSEGEKIRADLVFFETFNESETRKKILVLSDALKQKQAAFDKPPIPSIDMASQGFWQRLFRLGEPFEAQKQAEAENKRYKDELALEIAKLDAQIKADQALIERHKSLDEYQLRAEIKTYECREEIIQGKILSVSAKREKLEQAIGPLLEDSAQYRQQVRDCEAGLKSCNAYLEQLAINHDAPAKRRKVHEACAEQFNGNGRPEDVNKDLNKKLKAARSLLIEIDKRIDDEIEKMDTKSTVSVPMLNVELNLAQSPTFVSYIHPKIIDNAASQESRLAESNPLRFTLETESKDKAESLISHKSKVKDALGQGISQFQGAWNQVQGDALNKALSDYGKGIRESIANKSGVINGQSMDVQQGFVAEAHHVGSFNIEAAAKGQNNHRATLDVGKVNDPVADIRVTTPNGSSDHQVKFYKDGEKTAAALSPEKYDGVGKIVPSDQVDSVKESARKQSMRNKDTRPGVSKSNQDTADNATDKLTSGDGKVSSKGLNRKDKGSAEELAKEAGKNENSLEYKDKARVRSEFNSMQYRNAAKAGAVAGAASESVSILLEYMRSDEPLDMDKCLDAAQRVVLSSVKGAGNALLITGIQHAGQSLIDAAAAQTGKTIGGTLGKQFIKGNVAAAVAQITVQLAQNLCKFSNGEIDSIEFASYTIGGSMQVVGGSLAYGLGASAGTYLGTFVSASVSGYAIGGTTLGTLGVMASGAVFAVGFALAAGAYVNHFSVKGVTIANEDLKSALELLNGGSINLSQYVGKVGTLSEQSFIWKDLLPFSGAISVISEYSTRKNQLKAVQKNIYAQLEELPEQEQQMMLELANEYSKEIANIDRQYEEARRSITNQAFAQIDAMGKELNDHLEMQYLMFKPVRKNYIEHSALMDVERRKQEEKCERSQAFAKELENLQANLNTIDISEQTGCDLKQKMEKTILDRMELIIPNKTGWDQACEFLELH, encoded by the coding sequence ATGAACAAACTTGATGCTGAACTGGCTCAACTGAACAGCGAACTAAAGAAAAACAATAGCGAGGGCGAGAAGATCAGAGCCGACTTGGTCTTCTTTGAGACCTTCAATGAGTCTGAAACGCGCAAAAAGATCCTCGTTCTGAGTGACGCACTCAAGCAAAAGCAAGCGGCGTTCGACAAGCCGCCAATCCCATCCATTGACATGGCCTCACAAGGATTCTGGCAAAGGCTTTTTCGCTTGGGAGAGCCATTCGAGGCGCAAAAACAAGCTGAGGCCGAAAATAAGCGCTACAAAGACGAATTGGCGCTTGAGATTGCCAAATTGGACGCACAAATAAAAGCGGACCAAGCGTTGATCGAGCGGCATAAATCGCTCGATGAGTACCAGCTTCGCGCCGAAATCAAGACGTATGAGTGCCGCGAAGAGATCATTCAGGGCAAGATTCTGTCTGTATCGGCAAAGCGCGAAAAGCTCGAACAGGCCATTGGCCCATTGCTTGAAGACTCTGCGCAATATCGCCAGCAAGTGCGGGACTGTGAGGCCGGCCTTAAATCTTGCAATGCTTACTTAGAGCAACTGGCTATTAATCACGATGCTCCAGCTAAACGCCGCAAAGTGCATGAGGCTTGTGCCGAGCAGTTCAACGGCAACGGTCGACCTGAGGACGTGAACAAAGATCTGAACAAAAAGCTCAAAGCCGCACGCAGCTTGCTTATCGAGATCGATAAACGCATCGACGACGAAATCGAAAAGATGGATACCAAATCGACGGTATCAGTGCCGATGCTCAATGTGGAACTCAATCTTGCACAAAGTCCAACTTTCGTTAGCTACATTCATCCAAAGATTATTGATAATGCTGCATCGCAAGAGTCAAGATTGGCTGAATCAAACCCTTTACGGTTCACATTGGAGACCGAATCTAAAGATAAAGCTGAATCTTTGATTAGCCATAAATCAAAAGTAAAAGACGCGCTTGGCCAAGGCATCTCGCAATTCCAGGGTGCATGGAACCAGGTTCAGGGCGATGCCTTGAATAAGGCATTGAGTGATTACGGAAAAGGGATACGGGAGTCGATCGCCAATAAATCTGGTGTGATCAATGGTCAATCCATGGATGTGCAGCAGGGCTTCGTTGCTGAGGCACACCACGTTGGTTCGTTCAACATTGAAGCTGCAGCCAAGGGGCAGAACAATCACCGGGCGACACTTGATGTTGGAAAGGTAAATGACCCAGTAGCTGACATTCGCGTAACAACGCCTAATGGGAGTAGCGACCACCAGGTCAAGTTCTACAAGGATGGCGAGAAGACCGCAGCAGCACTGTCACCGGAGAAATACGATGGTGTTGGCAAGATCGTTCCTTCCGATCAGGTTGACTCTGTAAAAGAGTCAGCTCGCAAGCAGTCAATGCGCAACAAGGACACACGCCCCGGGGTGTCAAAGAGCAACCAGGATACAGCCGACAACGCCACTGACAAGCTCACGTCCGGTGACGGCAAAGTATCAAGCAAGGGGCTTAACCGTAAAGACAAGGGCAGCGCAGAGGAGCTTGCCAAAGAAGCTGGGAAAAACGAGAACAGCCTTGAGTACAAAGATAAGGCTCGGGTGCGCAGTGAGTTCAATAGCATGCAGTACCGCAATGCTGCCAAGGCTGGTGCTGTTGCCGGCGCAGCCTCCGAGTCCGTGTCCATCCTGCTGGAGTATATGCGCAGTGATGAGCCCTTAGACATGGATAAGTGTCTTGATGCGGCCCAGCGCGTGGTGCTTAGCTCCGTGAAGGGTGCCGGCAATGCTTTGCTGATCACTGGTATTCAGCACGCAGGGCAGTCATTGATTGATGCTGCTGCAGCTCAGACCGGCAAAACGATTGGCGGAACCCTTGGCAAACAGTTCATCAAGGGCAACGTAGCCGCGGCTGTTGCCCAAATCACGGTCCAGCTGGCACAAAACCTGTGTAAGTTCTCCAACGGCGAGATCGACAGCATCGAGTTCGCTTCGTACACCATTGGCGGCTCGATGCAGGTCGTGGGTGGTAGCTTGGCATATGGCTTGGGTGCCAGCGCGGGCACGTACTTGGGCACGTTTGTCAGTGCCTCGGTCTCTGGTTACGCCATTGGCGGCACTACACTTGGCACCTTGGGCGTCATGGCCAGCGGTGCGGTGTTCGCAGTTGGCTTTGCTCTTGCAGCTGGTGCTTATGTCAATCACTTCTCTGTCAAGGGTGTGACGATCGCCAATGAAGATCTGAAATCTGCACTGGAGCTACTCAACGGCGGCTCGATCAACCTGTCGCAGTATGTCGGAAAGGTCGGCACCCTGTCCGAGCAGTCGTTCATTTGGAAAGATCTGCTGCCTTTCAGCGGTGCGATCTCGGTCATCTCGGAATACAGCACGCGCAAGAACCAGCTCAAGGCTGTCCAAAAAAATATCTACGCGCAGCTTGAAGAATTGCCTGAGCAAGAGCAGCAGATGATGCTGGAGCTGGCCAACGAGTACAGCAAGGAAATTGCAAACATCGACCGCCAGTACGAAGAGGCGCGGCGCAGCATTACCAATCAGGCCTTCGCTCAGATCGACGCCATGGGCAAAGAGCTTAACGATCACCTGGAGATGCAATACCTGATGTTCAAGCCTGTGCGCAAGAACTACATCGAGCACTCGGCGCTGATGGACGTGGAGCGACGCAAACAAGAAGAAAAGTGCGAGCGCTCGCAAGCATTCGCCAAAGAGCTAGAAAACCTGCAAGCGAATCTGAACACCATCGACATCTCAGAGCAGACAGGTTGTGATCTCAAACAAAAGATGGAAAAGACGATTCTCGATCGCATGGAATTGATCATTCCAAACAAGACCGGCTGGGACCAGGCCTGTGAATTTCTTGAGCTGCACTGA
- a CDS encoding IS30 family transposase — MEKKYNHLSAEDRAAIMLMKSDGHSLRAMALRLQRSPSTISRELLRNPVKSGSYCAGTAGIRARQLRHMARKPRKLLPDSLLFGVVDYFLHEGWSPEQISGTLKRVYAEQGALTVSHETIYTALYAFPRGELRSELLSCLRQSHTGRRPRARGTDRRGQIPDMNSLHVRPPEIEDRLVPGHWEGDLIKGSGNRSSVGTLVERSSRLVMLAAMTSGTAEAALEGFSNALNRVHEPMRKTMTYDQGKEMSCHKTLSERAGITIYFADPHSPWQRGSNENTNGLLRQYLPKGTDLSTYSQEQLDEIAYRLNTRPRKILGFRTPLEVYAEFLHNCQKDEAMCESTTVALGI, encoded by the coding sequence ATGGAAAAGAAATATAATCACTTAAGTGCAGAGGATCGTGCCGCGATCATGTTGATGAAGTCAGATGGACATAGCCTGAGGGCGATGGCTTTGAGATTACAGCGATCTCCGTCAACGATCAGTCGCGAATTGTTACGCAATCCAGTCAAGTCTGGTAGCTATTGCGCAGGTACGGCGGGGATACGAGCGAGGCAGTTACGCCATATGGCTCGAAAGCCGCGCAAATTATTACCGGATAGCCTGCTTTTTGGCGTAGTCGATTACTTTCTGCATGAAGGTTGGTCGCCTGAACAGATTTCTGGCACACTCAAGCGCGTGTATGCAGAGCAGGGAGCCCTTACGGTGTCACATGAAACGATATACACCGCACTGTATGCCTTCCCACGCGGTGAATTACGCAGCGAACTGTTGAGCTGTTTGCGGCAATCTCACACGGGCAGACGTCCTCGCGCCAGAGGAACCGATCGGCGTGGTCAGATACCTGATATGAACAGCTTGCATGTACGTCCACCGGAGATTGAAGACCGGCTGGTTCCAGGGCATTGGGAAGGTGATCTGATCAAGGGGTCAGGCAATCGTTCTTCGGTAGGCACGCTGGTCGAGCGTAGCAGCCGCCTTGTGATGCTGGCGGCTATGACGTCCGGCACGGCTGAAGCCGCACTGGAAGGCTTCAGTAACGCATTGAACCGTGTCCATGAGCCGATGCGCAAAACCATGACCTATGATCAAGGTAAGGAAATGAGCTGCCATAAAACGCTCAGTGAGCGAGCGGGCATCACCATCTACTTTGCCGACCCTCATAGCCCTTGGCAACGCGGAAGTAACGAGAACACCAATGGACTACTGCGCCAGTATTTACCCAAAGGAACCGATTTGTCGACCTACTCGCAGGAGCAACTGGATGAAATCGCATACAGACTGAACACGAGACCGAGAAAAATTCTCGGGTTTAGAACCCCCTTGGAAGTTTATGCCGAATTCCTGCATAATTGCCAAAAGGATGAGGCTATGTGCGAATCAACAACCGTTGCACTTGGAATTTGA